GTAAAGGACAAgagaggggtaggatccaagtacttcatgtattggatagactactggtaccatAGGAGACGGTACAACATGTACCTAAGGACCTCAGAAGTGTGTGTATATCCGAAAtaaggacacatagcccgtatgcggcaagggtgataaccgggatacgaaagtgtcatccttctactagtagaaaaggttacttttatcatAATATGACTGATAATCGTATGCGATGGCTCCAACAAATGTCCTATTCTTCAATTGGAATTctgatgcaataccgtaacccaagcctaggtgctgggtttactattaaagtattcgcaggttaataaaatccactaaaggattgtttttataaaaggtgtgtatcaccaagggaaactattttcgaataaaacgtaattatcatatatgatgttttacgtaagtttatcatatagtcattttcatactgtatattattatgctgggcactatagctcactcttgctttcttttaaatgacacaacataacagtgaaccaagatgcctaccatgagaatcacagccaggaaacgggtaggaaatggccagttgttccgtagattgtttggtgttgtaccgcaggtagaccgaataagctggattggttttcagttgtttttagttcggcttatttgtAAGTATGACTTATGTGAGGTTAAGTatggcttatttataagtatgacttatgtgaGGTAatagacttaattacttttgggttgtaataattatcactttacggtttaatctactctagtaatgaatggttcgtttccaagacaataacctgtaagtgtgtgtgtgtgtgtgataagtgtgggctcgtaaagtgtgagtatttatatattgtggtgtgaggtatgtggcttatagtggtttagatggcgtggcctccgagattcccgACCCCAGATTTTGGGGTGCCACACCTGTGATGGAACTCTCTGCATCCCTGTACCTTGCTGTGGAAACCCCATCTGTAACTCTTCATCATGCTCACCCATACCCTCAACTGGAATCATCTGATATATCtctggctctggggcatgcacctGAATAGGAGGTAACACTGCTGGTGGTGGAAGCTCTAGCTCTATCTCTGGCATAAACTAATGCTCTACTAGGAGTGGATGTGGGAGCATCGGCTAAAAGAACTCTAATTGATCAAACATCTCTACCGGATCATGGACTATCCCCGTTACTGGGGGTGctggctcctgtggcaatggtggaggaGGCGGAAGAGgtggaaacatatactcagatactggtgGCACAACTCGCGCAACTGGTCCGGTAACTGTCCTTTCAGAAGAACCCGAATAACCTCAcgacgccatctgataatataccaaagaaagaagaaatgtCACTAAATCATTCCTAGAACTAATACCTTCTTATCCTATTCTAACttaaatcctaacactactcttcctagttgactattcctatcatatgtgatctccctatcttatcttaaccctaatattcttgttttcagggaccaaacctacagctctaaTGCGAAACCTGTAACGCCATCCAggcccggggtataagtctgggagttactagctaatcaccaaacctgtacaatctgattaacaaataataaagaaatgtatCTAAACCCATTTAAGACTAATCAGGATCTTTTTAGgctgaagtatgaaaacaagaaccactaactactttattacaaatcaaattcaaaatcttacaaactctctttattacaaaccattgtctaaccagtttttaaactaattttatcttttattcaaacacacacgctaactatctacactccacctgttcgggcaactcaaaggTTTCAttctggattgggatcaacaccttgggtatgagaggatcccgaggcttgaaccgcttctttaccactcgagtcctgatgggttttataatccttcttaactgaaaacaataaggtgaataataacaaaaaggggtgagccaaaacttgctcaacaagtccgcaaacTATAAACAATACTAAAGCagtttaaatgaatcggtaatctgggtatatcagcaaagatataaccccaagggaatagaaagaaggccactaCTGACaagtacaaacgaactaaactggactcaagttatcatctataccctgctgattagccaggatacagtgcagatcaatatcccactatatagatccagtcgggcacccaggcactacgacccatctcaaggatccggttatgtcccggttcTTAGGATTAAGTAagcttaatccccaaaagtatcattatctagtccatggagtagcaaccagaacaatcggtatggtttgatatattctaatcaccagaatatatcaatatatgtgaatattaattggaatatgaataaggaattcgaataaaaggagaaatcaagaattgaagtgaaatatgaacaagagaataacaagtgcgtatcagtgtttatgaacaagaatcaaaatagtgcaagcgtgataagaatctaaagaaatatcactattctgaaattagaatagggaaaaaacttgccttctgcgcaaCTCACTtcaaatatgtcaccttcgtctatcaccgactcaacctgccttgctggcttagcttcaGTTAGAGAAATAGACTAGTTTAGTCAATTCATACTTGAATTGCGTCTTGAACCGatttcacatcgttcctattatctacccatgtgCTTATGACTGACTCGCATATATTATATATTGGAAAGTAAGACTCGAtgaaccacataatacacataagcacataagccacataatcatttttatagctaaaataatttttagaatcaaaatcgactcgctgatcgctcatCTGATCATTACctggctcgtttcctatttttcggaatttatcgGACTCTTCTCGGCACGCGATTCGgttgataatcaaacaaataacaaagtcaactaatttctagaagaaattaggttttaatattattttgaatgaaattatttcatttttctaagtcaaagggttttcgtttcgctcgaatcggactaacggtctaattattatcaattatacacagataattcaatttattatttaatatatataattattactaattattaaaccccaaagtaatttttaaataattatttaagaaaaatcagaactgaaaatgatttttctataatttttagaattaaaaagaatttattattatttattgaaaattatttgattaattatcaaaataattaatcatttttaaataattattaaataataaataaataataaataattgagaaaatacTTAAAtctgattttcagaaaatatttcgGAATtctttataatataaatcaattaattaaataattacctaatcaatttataaaataaataaaattgatttttaaaattaataaaaataaaaataaaaatccagaaaaaCCTGTCAAAATTCAAACTCTGACAATTTAGGATGAAAGCCGAGTCAACCAAATGGGTCAACCGGGTCacaatccgggtcatgaagaacaagACCGGATTTTTCTAGAAACCGGCCACCGGAGCAGATTCCGGCGAGCGAAGTTCAGGCCAAAAACAACACCGTTTGGTGTGTTTTTTAAAGGGTTTCAATTTCACACAACTGCAGCAACTCATCTCCGGCCAAAACATATCAAAAACATCACGGAATCCTCAACTCCGATCAAAACCGACATGAACTCAAGCCAAAATACGAAATCACAGAATTGTACAAAAAATAAACGTTCTATAATGCAAAATGAAggcaagaacacatacaatcaaatCCCTAACATctcaagaaccaaatattcaccaaAATTACAGAGTTATGATTtgaaaatcgaacataaaccctaataatcgaactttacTATCCAagtatcgtttgttcaattaaacaccatgaatcgattgcaaataacatcaggaagctatatcaatcatcaaaacatcataataaccctagaatcaaaaagttctaattcgaacataaaccctagaaatcgaaaatcaaaaactaagaatcaaaacatgaaattgatgctagaaacaaaaagaacagatgaaaaccttcgatttggttaccGGAATCACTTGATTTGATGCTGTATTCAGTTCAAAATCATCGATTGAGTCTTCGACCCGCAACTGTTCTAACCGACCCGGTTTGCGGAGAATTTTCTGATTTTcaattacttaattaataataattaaataaaaattaggctatttatagtagggaaattaatactcctaatcAAAATTAATGCCCTAATTCTaaactttttaaaattaataggcccctaattttataatttttgagtattaaaatttaatttataaatattttatatatgcaatatatatgccaaaatttcccaaaaattgtgaataatgcaaaaatacaaagaactAGTTtgaatgaaagtcctataattttataaaaataaaaatgtgatttttgtggggtttttaaaaCCCagtggggcccggaaaagtcatttttcgcaaaacgagaaaatttataaaatacatagatgttcagaataatgcgatggtaaaagttgtttgatgaaaaataaggcccattgttttatttgaaatacctgttttaaaatcatgattcgggtcgtaaaacttttgaaatgaaagctatagatgcaaaataaaaaatctgaaaaatatcttaaaaatatgggacgacacagaatgcacgtaacataTAACACTTAGGGTTTGATagttaattccacataaatgacacattgacacacataatttattataaatatgatgtAATACAGACGTGAATTTCCCAGACGTTATATAATCTGTTGGAGAAAGATGTTCCCttcaaatttgatgaagaatgtTTGGTTGCTTTCGAGAGTTTGAAAAAGAGTTTGACTACAGCAACTGTTATTACTACACCTGATTTGGATGAGCTCttcgagatgatgtgtgatgctacGACTTTGTAGTTGGAGCTGTTCTTGGCCAGAGAAAGAAGAATATTTTTCATGTGGTTTAATATGCTAGTAAAACCCTTAATAGTGCCGagctgaattacactactacagagaaggagcttttggcaaTTGTCTACGGTTtggagaaattttgatcttatttgcATGTCACAAAAGTGACGGTTTACACTGATCATGCTACTATTTGATATCTGGTctcgaagaaagattcaaaacctcGATTGATTCGATGGATTCTCTTGTTACAGGAATTCGAGCTGGAAATCAAAGATAGGAAAGGTACATAAAATCAGGTAGCGGATCATCTCTTACGTTTGGAAGATCAAGGGAAAGCTTCACAGGATAAGACGTTGATTAATGAATCTTTTCCAGATGAGCAActttttggggtgcaagaagaagaaccatggtttgaagatattgtaaactatcttgtgagtaatgttattcccccataactctcttatgctcaaaggaagaaatttctacatgaggtgaagtggtatcgaTGGGATGAGACGTTCTTGTTTAGACAGAGGGCATATCAGATTATCAGGAGGTGCATTCCGTATAGTGAGATGaagggtatcttgcgagactgtcattctaCTATGTATGGTGGTCATTATGGCGGAGAGAAGACAACTTCCCGTATCCTTCAAGCGGAATTTTTCTGGCttactttgtttaaagatgctcaccagttcaTGTTGAAATGTGATCGCTGCCGATGAGTTGGAAATATGATCAAGAGAGACGAGATGCCTCTCAATGTGCTTCTCGAAGTTGAGattttcgatgtttggggaatcgacttcatggggccatttgtctcgtcaTGCAATAATCAATACATTCTTTTGGCGGTGGATTATGTGTCTAAATGGGTTAAGGTTAAAGCTTTTCCAACCAATGATGCTAAGGTGGTGATCAGTTTTCctcataagcagatattcacacgtTTCAGTACTCCAAGGGTCATAATCAATTATGAGGGATCGCATTCCTGCAATCGCAAATTTCCTGCATTAATGTGATGATATCATATGAATCATCATGTGGCCAtagcttatcatcctcaaactaatgggcaaGCTGAAGTTTCTAATCGAGAGATCAAGCGAATCTTGGGGAAAGTTGTGAGCCAGTCAAGGAaatattggtctttgaagctagatAAAGTTGTTTGGGCCTACATAACAACATTCAAGACTCTTATAGGCATGTCTCCTTTCCATTTGGTATATGGTAAGGTGTGTCATTTTCCTGCAGAGCTGGAatataaagcatattgggctttgaagaagctgAATCTTGACATGGAAGCTGCTGGAGAAAAGAGAATGCTCCAACTTAATGAACTCGATGAATTTCGTCTATAGGCTTATGAAAACAACAAGTTATACAAGGAGAAGGTCAAGAGATGGCATGATAGGAGCTTAGTTCACAAGACATTTGTGCCTGGTCAACAAGTTCtattgttcaactctcgtctctgacaTTTTCCAGGAAAGCTTAAGTCACGGTGGTCAGGTCCGTTCATTGTCAAAACTGCGTATTCACATGGAGCTGTGGAAATTTTTGATAAGCatctggaccaagcattcaaagtaaatggttagaggttgaagcattattatagGGATACAGAGAACCATGAGGTGGTGAGCGCCGTTCTTGCGACAACTTGTTTTTGAAGTTTACGTCAAGCTAAAGACGTAAAACAAGCGCTttgtgggaggcaacccatgcaTTTGTTGTATTTTTACtggaaaaaaaatcaaaaactgAAAATATTTCCAAAAGTGTGGCACGTCCGCGCGAGGTCCctggaaaagaaaaaaaagagtgaaaaaaaaatagaaaatcagATTAACCCAAGCCCAAACCCGGATTCTACCTTAATTCTAACCCTATTTCTACACCCTAAAAAACTCCCCACCCCTCCTatctctattatatatatatatatatatatatacatctacaTACATACAAACACATCTCCTATACCCACAAACCCTAGCCTCTCCTACATACAATACTTACACCCAAATCGCTATCACTTGTGATTATGACACCCAAAAGAGCACGAACCACGGGGAGTAGTAGCACCCATCCCTCGTTTACCGAGGATTCTAGTGTGGGTGGCACGGAGAACATATTTACTTCACCAAAGGCTCAGGCGGAGTTCACTAGGTTGATGTCTAAGCCGATTGATAAGGAGAGCGGACTTTTACCCTCGGCTAAGGATGGgaagctgttggagatgattgtTGAGAAGGGTTGGCAGACTTTTTGTGAGACACCCGCTGCGGTTCCGATGAGCATTGTGCGAGAATTTTACGCAAATGCTAAGGAGGACAAGAATAGGTATTTTATTTTTTCTTGGGTTGACTATTAATTATCATCCGACTGCTATTCGTCGGGTTGTAAATCAACCCGCGAGGTAGGACTGCTGATGATTGGGTGCAGAAGACTAGGGATAATTTGGACTTGGATTAAATTTTTGCAGAGTTGTTTGTTCGAGGCATGGAGTGGATGTACAAAGCAAACATCATTGAGGCGCTTATGTTTCCTGATTCTTGTATAAAAAGGTATGCAAGGGCTTGGAATCTGTTTGCGTGTGCTAATATCTCGCTATCTTCACATTCACACGAGGTTACTGTGGATCAGGCTATTCTGTTGTGGGGGATTTTGAATGAAGAATATGTTGATCTCGGTTATGTGATTCATCAGAGTATGCTGCATTTTCTGTGAGGGGGAACCACGGGGGTGATTTCTCATGCCTCTATTGTTACGAAGTTGTGTACTTCGGTTGGTGTTAGGTGGCCCGAGCATAAGCAGCTGCAGATTCCGAGTGCTCCCATTGATAGTGCGATGATTTTGGTGATGCGGGAGTGGTATGGAGGTAAAGCCCATGAGAAGTATACATATGATCATCTACAGGGTGGCCAGCAGCTGACCAGACTTATGCAGGGGGTTCTTCTCAGGCACAACAGGCAGCTGCTAGATCCTCTCGTGCAACCACTAGATCTTCTCATGCACAGCAGACAGAGGATATGACTGGACTTGGAGATGCTCTAAACAAGAGATTTACTAGGCGTATGGATGCCATGCATGAAATTCACAGCCGTTTTGCTCAGGATTTGATACAGGCTTTGAGTACTGCTTTAAgagccactggtgtcgaggtcGATTGGCCTGTATTTGAAGCGAGCATTGTTTACCCGCCACCTGATTCTCCACCCCTGGAGGGTGATCCCActgacgactaggtatgccttgtatccttattattaccttcaataaGGACATTGAatatttttagtttgggggtgataatgtaagtaTTAGTTGTATGTCgtgttcatatagattcatattgcatatTTAGTTGTAGTTCGTTCattatttttgcatgattgtttatataggtcatatttgtttgcatatttgttcatgttattatgtgagtccatatagttgcatttgcatgcatataacatgatccaGTAGGATGAGCTGTTTCTGATTGGTAGGTTGGTGTTGATTTGAGTGTACTGATGTCGAATAGAGGGAtgattaagtcctaatgaattgatttgcatgcccgGAAACAAAGTTTTTTTacaagtcttataggtttcttTTGAACTatatcatgatcatacttgtttgtttgttggaatttaatcacttcactacaagaaaaaagtccatagacatcggtttttggccgatgtctatgttgtttagcaaccgatgttgatgtcggtgatgtctattctagacatcggccataatCCGATGTCTTTATTGGCTTAGACATCGTTTTTAGCAAAAAAGATGATGTCCATGcattgtttttttacaaaaaagttagaaataaataatttaatatataaattacacctattacaacAGATTGAACATATAATGAGCTATGCTTTTTTCCACATAAACATCGAATATATTCATTTgggtgatgtaaaatcagatattaaacatcgatttctttagtgaaaggtgatgtctatatTGGCATATAAACATTAGTTTTATCCCAAACAAAGTAATGTCTATGTTCAATTTAGACTTGAAGATGTCATTCTTTGACATCAGTTGTTTATCTAAAAGCGATGTACATTAAATTTTTTGATATCAGTTTTTTTCTTTAAAAGTGATGTCTATATTGTCACATAGATATCAGTTTTATCCCAaacaaagtgatgtctatgttcaatttagacttgaacatttcaatctttgacatcagttttttatcAAAAAGCGATGTACATTAAATTTTTTGACAtcaatttttcttctttaaaagtgatgtATAATTTCTTTTGTACCTAACATATATCAAATATACGGAACTTGCACTCAGGTAAACTAAAGAAATAATAGGATTTGAATACATGCTTAAATATATAATCTGGTCCATTATCATCATCAAAATAAACTGCATTTTACATTGAAAAATTTATTACTCAAATAGATACCCCAAAAAATCAGCTTTCACACTAAAAGAAATAAATAAGTAAACAAACGCCGTAACCGTACAATGGCTGGTAGGATCTACATGCCCTATGTGTCTCTTGAACTCACTTTAAACATTATCGAATCTGAAAGCCAACAATGGAAATGCAGACATGTACCTTCATCATTACCGTACTTGAACCTTGAACACAAAACTCAAGGCCCACGAGTGAACATGCAATTAAGTACTAAAGATTTCGTTTCCAACATCAGTTGGCTGCATCTCGACTGTAGAACTGATCAAATGTCTTTGTTGGTATATGATGGAGAAGTTCACGGGGAAAGATTCTTAGTAATTTCCATGCTAAATCAAGTGACTGGAAGATGTTAGTTGGGATATTAAGGACCTGGGTACAAAATAAGCAGAACGGTGAGAAATCAAAGGGTAGAGTTTTATACTCTTAGTTGTTTCTATTATGTCTTTTAATATGCAATCTCATCCCGTACTTATATGTAAAAATATAATGGTCAAACATGTTTCTTATAGCACTATCAACACTCTGATCACATAGGTAGAAATACTAATGCAACAAAAGTCAAAATTCTAAACAGTATAGCCATGTAGcgattttaattatatatatgtttaGCGTTTATTATACAACATACTGAGTAATAATTAGTAAACACATAAATTAATCTAATAACATCTATCTTAGCTGATTGACGCTTATATGTAATAGTAAGCTGGATTTTAATTAACACAAGTAGTGTAAATGAATATACCTTCTAAATCTTTACCACTTGCTGCAACAATAATTACATTGGCCTTAATCTGCTTCCGCAACATATTCCGTCTATCAACAGTTTCTGTGTCATCACCGCCCAAAAATAAAGGCACATAGTAAGTAACCTAACTCGTAGATAGATACCTGTTGGAAAATTGAACAAAACCACACCCTTTCCCAACTGGCCCGAAAGAACCTCACCAAACTCGAAAAATTTCTGCCTAAGTTCTTCATCAGTTATTTCAGAATCAAACCCTCCCACAAACACCTATAAAAGAAAGAAATAAATATGACAAGGTATCTGTAAGAACCTGACTCACTGTAGTGTTCAATGTATCCATTTTGAACCGGGTGCCATTTGTAGCAGCTCCTCTAGACAACACTACAgctaatcaaaaaatataatttaatatatataccAATTGCACATAAAAAGGCCTAAAAAGCTGTTAATGCTTATTCAAAATAGTTAAAAAATATTGGCTGCTttctgtaaaatataatttaaatttacaGATATACAGAAACGTGAATAAAACTAAGGTGTGGGGTGTGTGAAATAAACACTACACCGTCTATTCCAATTCCAAAAGGTATCAAGTCAGTTTTTATTACCATGGTATACAGAAGAATCTCCACATCTTTGCCGCCACCTGCATTCCGTGTTAAACCAAATCAAGTTATtacatataaatatatgtaaTTTTGTATGTTTTGCTTTCTAGTATTTGGTATTACTCATTTGTCTAGATTCCCCCTACTACAAACACACTTATCAGGTATATTACCCTAATTCTGCCCATGTCAACCCTCAAAAACATATGATTTACTTAACATCTAATTGCAGTTAAATCAATCGTGCAAATAAACTCTAAATTAATAAGAAAATAGCACAGAGTGATGTTAAAATAGTAGGGGTGAAACTACAATCTAAACTGTTTGCATAATAACCAAAAAAATTGTTCAACCAAACTATATTTTCCTTAAAATCCCATTTTTAAGCAAAATTTTAATATTGGTTATCAGATTTTTTTCCTAGTAACGCTATAGAGATGGATGATTCCGCTTGGAGAAGAAAGCAAGACAATGTTAAGGTTTGCTTCATCATCCATACTATGGATTCTAAGCATGACTACTGAAAAGACTCCAGTCGAGGAAAACATCATCCATTGGCATAAATTCAAATTGTACTGCAGGTACAGCTAAACCAACTCCGATTGCGTTGGCACTCTCACCAAGATGGCTGCAACAACGATAAAGTGTAAAAACCAGGTGTAGCCTCTTTTCCTTCTTAACAAACTATGATACAACCAGTATATTCTAGTCAAGCAATGCATAATCAATATCAAAATATAATGCATCTATTTACTTGACCATTATAcatcataataaatttataaagCCTATGTGCTCCTAAACTACAATAACAAACCAATTAAAATTACATAAATTCTCTAGAATTAATTAATCGAGGACCTTCATATTCAGTTATCAATTATTTAATGTATAAGGTCTAAACGTTTAGTACTTTAAATTCAGATTATAGGGTATATACCctgataaaaaaattataagGCATATACACATGTGATTATGTGTAGACTTTTGTGTTGATAAGTTGATGTGCAGACTTTGCACGTAAACTAATGATAATATAAAAACCAAAATCAActaatattctaaaattattgGTCTATACATACAACCGAATTTCAAACAAAGTTAGCCAAGTAAAAAGCATGATAAATACAAATTACGATATTCTCTTTATCATATCTGTATTACCTTCTACTCAACATTTTATAAAACTATCATCACACTAgattaattgattaaatatttAACACTGTAAATTACTGCTACTGCTGCTCTCGTTTTAAAATTCTATTAACTTTGCCAAACTAAATGTGCATGTCTGGTATGTGATATTGTACCGTACTTAACTCAGACCTGCATCTCATCTAAAGGAAAACAAAACCTTGGAACAGTGATTTATATAGCCAGAGAAACTTGTTCAAACTTACTTTATTAAAAGGGGCTCATATGCAGTGATAAGTATGTATGCGCCAACTTTCTTCAGGCGCAAATTTGCAAGATATACCTGCATGAACCAAAATTTTTGCGGACTCATCATTTAATTTAATTGGTT
The sequence above is drawn from the Apium graveolens cultivar Ventura chromosome 2, ASM990537v1, whole genome shotgun sequence genome and encodes:
- the LOC141685679 gene encoding uncharacterized protein LOC141685679; the protein is MIKRDEMPLNVLLEVEIFDVWGIDFMGPFVSSCNNQYILLAVDYVSKWVKVKAFPTNDAKVVISFPHKQIFTRFTYHPQTNGQAEVSNREIKRILGKVVSQSRKYWSLKLDKVVWAYITTFKTLIGMSPFHLVYGKVCHFPAELEYKAYWALKKLNLDMEAAGEKRMLQLNELDEFRL